The region ATCCTCCAGAGAATCCCTTCAAACAAACCTCCTCTTCCAAACCCGATCTGCACAACATGTCGCTCATTTCCCCCTCCATCGTGAACAATTCGGCACCAGAACCAAAGAAAACTCTTAAAGtattgcatatttttaaaaagaagacttCTTCAAAAGATGTCGAGATATTTGCACTTCTCTACCTGTCCCATGCTTTTCCACTTATGAAACACGTAAGCACGTGCAAACACCTACAATACACAATGCAGGCATGTCTCTCTGGGTTTGCTAAACTTGCTCTAAACAACAGAGCTGCTTGGAACTTGAAGTCCATGCAAGGGGACAGAGTTGTGATTGCTCTAGGAACCACGAAGTTTCCCAAACCCTTAGGAGGAAATTAAgtaaggttttctttttgcGTTTCATCAATAAAAAACTTATCAAACTAGTTTGTAGAAATGAGTTTAAAAGCAACCACCCATGATTGCTTGGCTGGGATTATAGTATTTCAGTAAACCATATTGCTGTTATAAAATATCAAGTGCGTGTCGAGGGGAGAGCTGGGGTGAAGGACGACTTTGGTAGCCAGTCTCTAACTCCTCAGTTCAGCCAGTCCACAAACCTCTTCCTAAAGCTTGGCAACACCCAAAGCACGGCAGTGCACCGGTCTGAAGTCAGAGCGCCCTGACCTGTCCCGATCAGCACGAGCAAAGGACACCTCTCTCCAAAAGACCCCTCCAAACCTTCTTCCAACACGTTAAGAGTAATGCAAACCTCGCAGCTGCTAAATCTCACTTTCAGTAGCCTAAGCGCTTCCAATTTTGCTGACCTCTAGAATGAATACTGCTTTACAGCCGTGCCCTCTCTTAACAGGGGGCTGGAGGCCACGCGCCTGGGACAGGCAAGCCAAAAGCCCTAAAATAATAGTTGgagtaaaaatgtaaaaagggACACACCAAAAATAAGACAGGGATAAATACAGTCAGGCAAGGCAGGTTCCACCAGGACAGTCTGATTTCTTTAACGTGGCAACTAcctgggaaagggagaaaggcgACTGCCCCTTGCACTGCTCTCCCCTCGCCGTTGCCTATGGCGAGGAGCAGCCTGGCTCACCTGCTGGGCCACGATGCTGCTGAGAAATAAAAACGACTGTTGTCCCGGATCACTATGGAACATTACAAAAATTTAAAATCCTGTCGATCCCTGAATAAGAAGTTGATTGACACAGTTGTCTTGTTTCTCCCCAGGAggaataaaggggaaaaaacatttaacactctgagtgtgtgtgtgggtgtgtgagagaaagagagagattcTTCTGTTTTGGCAACATCTTGGGAGCTTCTTTCTGTCCGGTGGTGGCATTGCACTAATTACAGTACCAGCCTGCGAGGTCGGTGCTGACTCCAGAGCCCGAGTGGGAAGACGGTCCTTTCTCCCCAGACTCCGCAGCCGCGCCTCAATCCGGCCCAGTAGTGGACACAGATCCCTGTGCCGTCTCCCCCACAGCGACAGCTTCCTCCTGGGGGGGGGACTCCTCCTCCGCCTGCCCCCGGGACGTGACGGTGGTCTCGGGGGAAATGCTGTGAGGCCCCTCCAGAGGCACGCAGCCCGGGTGGTTCTTGCGAAAGTGCTGGTTGAGGATGGCCTGGAAAGGGAAGCTCTTGCCGCAGACGTGGCAATGAAAGGGCTTGTTGCCCGTGTGCTTGCGGATGTGATACTCCAGCTGATCCTTGCGGGTGTACTTCTTCCCACACATGCGGCAGACGAAAGGCGTGATGCCCATGTGCAGACGCATGTGCCGGTCCAGGCTGCCCTTCTGGTTGAAGGATTTGGCACAGTAAATGCAGGTGAGCCGTGGGTTGTACCGGAACCAGCGCTCTGACACTTCCTGCTCCCGGAGATATTCCACGTAACCGCTGACTCCAAACATGGCCGATTCCTCCCCCTGCCCAGGAAACAACACAGGTTTAGAAAAACAAGCGGCtcgagaaaaaaagaagggaagatcTGCTTCTTCCTCTGAGCCTCAGTCTAGTCAAGCACTGAAGCATGTGCCAAACCTAGAAATCAACAGCACTGATGTCTTCAACCTCAAGCACACATTTAAGTGCTTAACAGGAGCCTTGGGGCTGGAAACAAATGAGCAATCAATTAGAAACCTCTGCTCCACGGCCCCTTCTGCCAAGCCACTCAGTAGGTCTGGGGAAGAAAATATTGCCTTTGTCAGAAGGGCACTCAGCCACTGATGGGGTTGTGGATCAAATGGGTCAAAATGTGGTATtctttgtttattattattattttttccctttaaatttgGGTCAGTTTCACTGTGCTCTACTTCACTTCttcaatgttaaaaaaaaaaaaaagccagctgaTGAGCTTACAGTAAAACAAAGGTGGAATAAACTCCCAATCACATCTGAAACTCTTCAGGTGTCATTTCACAGGGGTTATTTATTCAGGTGTCATTCAGGCTTCATTTTATAATGAATGATGTTTGCCTAAATGCTTATCCAATATCTATCCACCCCCATGTTGTGGCAGGGGAAGCCACAGCACAGAGAGCTAAGATACCAGGTCCAAGACACATGGCCCGGGCAGTAGGCTGCCTTCTGAAGCCAGAAAGACAAACAGCCAAGGGCTGCACTGCTCTAGGGCAGCCACAGGCACTGCTTTCTGGAACTTTCCAGAGCTATCACATCCAGAATGAATGCAGGCAGACGGcccctgaatgcctccatgtTGCAGGATGCAGTGTTTGCATCCCATGCCTGTGGCATTTCCTGACAATGCCAAGCACAGACAAGCAAGCAGCATAAGCACAGGAGAAGCTCTCCTCTGGCAGCCAGGGCTGGGCACGCGCAAGCAGCAGCATAACCATGTCAGGTGCCCCTGAAATAAGCTGTCCAAGCGGTGGCAAGCTGCAGGGAACTAAAGGAGATGCATCACGCTATGGTACTTTGCTTGTGCTCTGTCACCAGGCAGGGATTAAAGGCAAACTATTTATAACATCAGTACAGGAACACCAGAAGAGTGAAAGGTGATAATACTGTCCCGTATATGCTGAAATCTACAGTTCTAAGTTTGAGGCCATCTCACTACAGAGAAATAATGGCAGCTTTTCCATACTTGGAgctaaaattgctttttatgtCGCATTTGCCCTGGAGGGTTAGTTTGACCTGAAATTTTCTAGACAAATTCTGAGGACACAAAACAAACCTTCAGCAAAATAGGAACAAAAAGGTATCATCTGGTTTTTTGAAGGGTATTAGGAAGTTAGCAGACAGAAATCGTGATTTTTATTCCACACTTCACTCGGTCTCACTCAAGGTCAGAGCAGCCTGCTAACTCCTCACCTGCTTCCAGCAAAGTCATTTGATTACAAACTGACACATTACTCATGTGTCAGGAACACGAGAGTCATACTACACGGTGCTGGGTGATGCACTTGCACTACAGCGTCACCGCAACACTGACTGTATGCAAGAAAGAAACTAGACAAAGGACAAAACAAAGTACAGACCCACAGGGTAAACCCACAGCCACCTGACACTCCACCCAAAAGCTTTACCAGTGTAGTACTGGGAGGGCTTTTGGGGGTGGTTTTGATTCTAGTAGGAAAAAGCTCAGATGTTGTAACTCCTTGGCCTTCTACGGAAGCCAGCTAATATCTCCTCCTTCAGCTCAGGCATTTGCTGTCAGTGTTTTAGCAGATACAGCTCTGCAGGTGAACAGAGTTTCTCCACAGGAGTTGGTGGCCTGCCCAGAATGAGGGTTGGCATTTATGCCCTCAGACAACAAGAGAAACTCCTCATGTTTTCCAGGTATCTGGATGAAATCCCAAACAACAGACAGAATCGGTTTTAAATCGTATACTGATGGTATGCGATCTGAGTGCCTGCAACTAAACCCTCTGCAACAGCAAATGGTTTCTCAAGCAGTATTGCTTGTAAATGCAAAACATTACATATTACACCACAACATAGTCCCCTTAACCTTCAATGACAACGTTTACTTGAAAACTTCTGGAACTGCCTACCTGGGAACTGGGCTGCTTGGGCTCATCCATCCTCCCGGGAGACTCGCTTTTTGATCTGTACCGCTCAGTCACAGCAACCATGCTGCCAGAAGGGCTAaatctgtggggtgggggaagagCGTAAATGGAGTTTTTGATGGGCATCAGGTCACTGTGGTGCATAGAACAACGGGTGAGCAATAGAGGCACCTGTATAACATCACTTAATCCTCACCGGCTAACACACAGGAAGTGAAACGCTGAACAGCGCAAGTATAAAGGAAAAACCAAGTCATAGTGGTCTGTAGTTTCAGTCttaacatctgaaaaataaaactgagtcATTTGGCTTCCAGTTCAGTAATAGAGAGCTTTTCGGTCGCTACTGCAAGCAAATAAATTGATATGGGCCCGGTGAACTCAGGAACTCTACGGGAGAAGAAACCATTTCTCCAAGGGCATCCCTCACGTACCACCCTCATCCTCCTCCCCCTCATGACACTGAGACACCGAGACACATCCCAGCAGTGATGAGGTGCATTCCAGGTAGGAAACAGTAGATATGGAGTGCAGTGCAAAAGGAGATGTTCAGGGCTAGGTGACCCATGGAAAAGGGGTAAGAAGCTAGGAAAGTCTTCCTGTCCCACAGGCCAGCTCAAGACCATTCCCACAGACTTTATTAAAGTGATGGAACATCCACTGTTTCTGGGTAGCTGTTCCCCTGTGGGACCAGAGGGATTGAGATGGACGAGAACAGAGGCAGATGTGAAGGGAAATCTGCCATAAATCCAAAACCTCATAGGTACAAACAATCCACCCTTTATCAGCTCCATTGTTTGGTCTGAGCTAaggacaagaaaacaaatgctggaGCTCAGGGGAAGCAGATGGAcggagaaacaaaacacagggTATTTCGCTACCTATTACCAATAACAGCTTTTTGCTCTTTCATATAATCAAAACAACAGTGGAGGCTAAAAGACTCCCCACCTTGACAGCTTCAGAAGAGGTAAATCCATGACCCACTGCTATCTTGGGCCACCAGGAAGAAAATTTCCTCTTGACCTACAGCTGGTGGCCAGCTTGTCCCTAAAGCAGAGCACCCACCAATTCCCAGGCCAAGAGGCATCGTTACAGTGGTACTTTGTGTAACATACTGCATACAACCTCATTGATTCCAGTGCTGAGTGTGGTATCTGCTGAGGCTGAACTGCAATGTCGCTTTTAGACAAAAATCCCACCACAGTTGGAACACTGAGACATAGAGATTCCAATCTATACATCTCTAAGTGCTAAAACTCAAGTTCCTAAGTTAGCCTGCACCTGGAGAACGTGGTCTGATCGTGATCCAGCCAAAACATTATaatcaaaaccaaaagccaAACACTCTCTAACACAGTAGAAAAATTCCTTCAGCGCTTACGCTTAAGATGGCCACGTGAAATATTAGGGGAAGATATTCAAAACGGAACAATCCAGACAAGTGAAAATCTTGCTCAACCTCCTCGTACAGCCAAGGTCAGTAAATAAGCTAAAGAAAACTTACCTGTCAATCTCACTGCTGGTCGGCCTGGCCACTTTGGCTCCGGAGGACCCTAACGCATAAGTCTCTTGGCTCATTGATCCATGGCCCGTGGTGTCGATGACCATAGCGGTGAcctcctcagcactgctgccatcttCTCCTGACGGCTGGTTCTCTGTCCCCAGCCACTCCTCCAGGTTCTCCGTTTTAATGCGCACTCCTCCCAGCACCCGGACGTCGTCATCGTTCCGTCCCCCGCGGTCTCCCATTCCCGTCTCAACATACCACTGTCCCGCTCTGTTAATCCGCAGGATGGGTTCCCTGCTTTCCACGTCCGAGCTCTGCTCGATTATCTGAGGGCTGGTGGACTCTGCTGGTGGGCTGAGCTCCCGTATGTCCAGCACTGTGCTAACCTGGCCCAGGCGGCTCCCTTTCAGGGTGTTGTGACGGGGGCTCAGGGAACGGTTCAGATTTGGCGTCACCCGGTGAGACTCCGGGGGTCTCTCCTGATGTTTCGTCCTGGTCTGGCTCAATTCTGCTTCCACCTCCGCCACGttgattttgaaatgaatcCCCTCGAGAATCTGCGTGCATTTGTCTATGATGTGCTGCATCTGCAAGAAACTGGCGGC is a window of Gallus gallus isolate bGalGal1 chromosome 8, bGalGal1.mat.broiler.GRCg7b, whole genome shotgun sequence DNA encoding:
- the ZBTB37 gene encoding zinc finger and BTB domain-containing protein 37 isoform X1, which gives rise to MLPLTLQGCTPATETAMEKSGNIQLEIPDFSNSVLSHLNQLRMQGRLCDIVVNVQGQAFRAHKVVLAASSPYFRDHMSLNEMSTVSISVIKNPSVFEQLLSFCYTGRICLQLADIISYLTAASFLQMQHIIDKCTQILEGIHFKINVAEVEAELSQTRTKHQERPPESHRVTPNLNRSLSPRHNTLKGSRLGQVSTVLDIRELSPPAESTSPQIIEQSSDVESREPILRINRAGQWYVETGMGDRGGRNDDDVRVLGGVRIKTENLEEWLGTENQPSGEDGSSAEEVTAMVIDTTGHGSMSQETYALGSSGAKVARPTSSEIDRFSPSGSMVAVTERYRSKSESPGRMDEPKQPSSQGEESAMFGVSGYVEYLREQEVSERWFRYNPRLTCIYCAKSFNQKGSLDRHMRLHMGITPFVCRMCGKKYTRKDQLEYHIRKHTGNKPFHCHVCGKSFPFQAILNQHFRKNHPGCVPLEGPHSISPETTVTSRGQAEEESPPQEEAVAVGETAQGSVSTTGPD
- the ZBTB37 gene encoding zinc finger and BTB domain-containing protein 37 isoform X2; its protein translation is MEKSGNIQLEIPDFSNSVLSHLNQLRMQGRLCDIVVNVQGQAFRAHKVVLAASSPYFRDHMSLNEMSTVSISVIKNPSVFEQLLSFCYTGRICLQLADIISYLTAASFLQMQHIIDKCTQILEGIHFKINVAEVEAELSQTRTKHQERPPESHRVTPNLNRSLSPRHNTLKGSRLGQVSTVLDIRELSPPAESTSPQIIEQSSDVESREPILRINRAGQWYVETGMGDRGGRNDDDVRVLGGVRIKTENLEEWLGTENQPSGEDGSSAEEVTAMVIDTTGHGSMSQETYALGSSGAKVARPTSSEIDRFSPSGSMVAVTERYRSKSESPGRMDEPKQPSSQGEESAMFGVSGYVEYLREQEVSERWFRYNPRLTCIYCAKSFNQKGSLDRHMRLHMGITPFVCRMCGKKYTRKDQLEYHIRKHTGNKPFHCHVCGKSFPFQAILNQHFRKNHPGCVPLEGPHSISPETTVTSRGQAEEESPPQEEAVAVGETAQGSVSTTGPD